Sequence from the Microbacterium dextranolyticum genome:
GCGCATCCGCTTCACCAGCCCGCATCCGGCCGCCTTCACCGACGACGTCATCGACGCGATGGCCGACACTGCGCAGGTCATGCCGCAGTTGCACATGCCACTGCAGTCGGGTTCGGACCGCATCCTCAAGGCGATGCGGCGCTCATATCGCGGCGACAGGTTCCTGGGCATCCTCGACCGGGTCCGCGATCGCATCCCGCACGCCGCGATCTCCACCGACATCATCGTCGGCTTCCCCGGTGAGACCGACGCCGACTTCGACGACACGATGCGCGTCGTGGAACAGGCCCGCTTCGCGAGCGCGTTCACCTTCCAGTACTCCATCCGCGAGGGCACACCTGCCTCGACCATGCCCGATCAGGTTCCCAAGGACGTCGTCCAGGAGCGTTACGAGCGCCTCGTCGCCCTCCAGGACCGCATCAGCCTGGAGGAGAACCAGAAGCTGGTCGGACGCGAGTTGCAGGTGCTCGTCTCGACCGGCGAGGGCAAGAAGGATGCCGAGACGCACCGCCTCACCGGGCGCGCCGAAGACAACCGCCTGGTTCATTTCGAACTGCCCGCCGGCTCCGAGATGCCGCGCCCCGGCGACGTCGTGACGGTCTCCGTCACGCACGCTGCGCCTTTCCACCTGCTCGCCGACAGCGTCGACGGCGCTGCGCTGCGAGTGCGCCGCACGCGCGCCGGTGACGCGTGGGATCGCACGCAGGCCGAGTCGTGCGGCGTGCCGTCCGTACCCCCCGCCGACGGCGCGGCCCGCAGCGTCGGCCTCGGCATCCCCACCCTGCGTCTGAACGCCTGAGCGCGCCGCGCGCTCCCGTCTCTCCGGCCCGCTCCGTATGGCACCGTCGCAGGTCCGCGATCCGCGGCGGCCCGGCTCGGGACGCCTCTGGGCGGTCGTCGGCGCCACCGGCACCGGCAAGACCGATCTTTCCTTGCGCCTCGCCGAGGCGGTGATCTCCCGTGGGCGCGGCGCCGAGATCGTCAACGCCGATGCCATGCAGCTGTACCGGGGCATGGACATCGGCACGGCGAAGCTCCCCGAGGCCGAGCGCCGCGGCATCCCGCACCATCTCTTCGACGTCCTCGAGGTGACGGATGAGGCCGCCGTCGCGGCATACCAGGACGCCGCCCGTGCGGCGATCACGGATGTCTTCGACCGCGGCGCGGACGCCATCGTGGTCGGGGGGTCGGGGCTGTACGTATCGAGCATCGTCCACGATTTCCGCTTTCCACCGCGCGACGAGGCCTTGCGCGCCGACCTCGAAGCCGAGCTCGAACGCGACGGCGCAGCCGCCCTGTACGCCCGGCTGCGGTCGCTCGATCCGGCGACGGCGGAGCGGGTCGATCCCCGCAATGCCCGTCGCCTCATCCGGGCGCTCGAGGTGCTGGGCCAGGGGGCGCACACGCACGGCGCGGTGCTCCCCGCGGCACCGGCGCTGTGGCATGAGTCCACGACCCTTCTCGGCGTCGATGTGCCGCGCACGGACCTCGTCGAGCGTCTCGACCGCCGGGTCGAGGGGATGTGGACGGCGGGGCTCCTGGACGAGGTGGCGGGGCTGCGCGAGCGGGGCCTGGAGCGCGGAGCCACGGCATCCCGCGCGATCGGGTACGCCCAGGCGCTCGCACAGCTGACCGGGTCGCTCGACGAGGGTGAGGCGATCGCGCAGACGCAGGCACTCACGCGCCGTTACGCGCGCCGCCAGGTCTCGTGGTTCCGTCGCTACGACGACCTGCGCTGGGTCGCCCCCGACGTCGACGCCGGGGCACTGGTCGACGCGGCGGTGTGATCCGCGCGTGTTCGATGCGGCAGGCACCGCGAGAGGGCGCGACCGTAGACTGAGCGCATGGCACAGACGGTCGCGTTCACGAAGGGGCACGGTACGGGCAACGACTTCGTGATCGTCGCCGACCCCGAGGGGTCCCTCGCCCTGTCCGACGATCAGGTCGCGGCGCTGTGCGATCGCAGATTCGGCATCGGCGCCGACGGCATCCTGCGCGTCGTGCGCTCCGCGGCGATCGCGGAGGGGGCCGCGACGAGCGACGCGGAGTGGTTCATGGACTACCGCAATGCCGACGGCTCCGCCGCCGAGATGTGCGGCAACGGCACCCGCGTGTTCGCGAAGTACCTCGTCGACACGGGCCTCGCGACGATCGACGACGCGCCGCTGCGCATCGGCACCCGCGCCGGCGTCAAGACGCTCACCCGCAGCGAACTCGGGTTCGAAGTCGACCTCGGGCCGTTCACGATCGACGAATCGGATGTGGTGATCCGTGCGCGCGGACTGGACGTGCCCCGGCCCGGTGTCGGCATCGACGTCGGAAACCCGCACGTCGTCGTGGCGCTCGGATCCACCGCAGAGCTCGACGAGCTCGACCTCACGGCGCAGCCGGTGCTGACCCCGGCGCCCCCGCACGGGGCGAACGTCGAGTTCGTCGTGCCCGCCGACCCGCTCGTGCGCGGCGGCGTCGGCGCGATCCGGATGCGTGTGTTCGAGCGGGGCGTCGGCGAGACCCTGTCGTGCGGCACCGGTGTGGCGGCTTCCGCACTCGCGGTGCGCCACTGGGCGGGGCCGGCGGCTCCGGACGCCTGGACCGTCGATGTGCCCGGCGGCACCCTCGGCGTCCGCGTGGTCCCGCATGCGGACGGACCGCACGTGCTGCTCTCGGGGCCGGCCGCCCTCGTGTTCTCGGGCGAGGTCGCGCTGGCCTGACGCGGCATCCGGGGCCTGCCGCCGCGGCGACTCAGTCTCCGAGGCCGGCCAGCAGCTCCGCGGGCGGAACGAAGTAGACGCCGCCGGTGAGCGCCGTCGAGGCATCCAGCAGCCGATCGTGCTTTCCGGGCGGATCGCCGATGAACATGCGCTCGAGCATCTTCTCGATGACCCACAGCCGTCGCGTGTAGCCGATGAAGTACGTGCCGAACTCTCCGCGTCCGGGTGAACCGAACGGCATGTTGTCGCGCAGGATGTCGTGCTCGACCCCGTCGTCGTCGACGATCGTGGCGAGCGTCTTGTGCGCCTTCTGGTCGGGCGCGGCCGCGTCGTCGAGTTCGACATTGTCGCTCTTGGTGCGCCCGATCACCGCTTCCTGCTGCTCGGCGGTGAGCGCCGTCCAGGCATCCATCCGATGCACGTACTTCTGCACGACCAGGTAGCTGCCGCCTTCTGCGGCGGGGTCTTCCGTGCCGACGATGGTGGATGCCGGGAGCGCGGCACCCACCGGGTTCGCCGTTCCGTCGACGAAGCCCAGGAGGTCGCGGGCGTCGAAGTAGCGGAAGCCGATCGTCTCGTCGACGACGCGCACGCTGTCGCCGAAGCGGTCGAGGAGTTGGCGCTCCAACTCGAAGCACAGGTCTCGCCGATTCGCGCGGAGGTGGAGCTGCACGTCGCCCTCGGTCGCCGGCGCCGTGTGCACCGCGCCGCGCACGTCGCGGAAGGGGTGCAGCTCGGCGGGGCGAGGAGCGCCGGTGACGGCATCCCACATGTCGCTTCCGATCCCCACGGTGCACGCGAGGGCGGCGGACAGGTCGCGGAAGGCGACGTTCTTCGTGATGTCCTCGACGCTGGAGAGCACGTCTCGGACGGTCGCGACGGCGTTTTGGGCGTCGGTCAGGGCGAGAGTGAGGAGCACAGCCGACGACGTCAGCGGGGCATCCACACGCTGCGGTTCGATCGGCACGCGGCGCTGGGCCGACCCGGCGTCACTCACCGATGATCTCGATGGGGCTCGTCGCGGGGCTGCCGTGGCGACGCACCTTGAGCACGCGGAACCCGCGGCCGGTCGCGGCCCGGGTCACGGTGTAGCCCGGGTGGAACGTCGCCGCCAGCCACCGCTGCAGCGAATCCGAACCGAGGTTGCGCTGGACGACGAGCCACGCATCGCTGCGCTCGTCGAGCCGCGGCAGCCACCGCTCCAGCAGGCCGTGCAGTTCGTTCTTGCCCACACGGATGGGTGGATTCGACCGGATCGATCGGAACGTCACGTCGCCCGGCACCTCATCCGGCAGGACCGCGGTGATGTTGTCGAGCCCCCATTCGGCGGCGTTGCGGCGCACCAGGTCGAGGGCGCGTTCGTTGACGTCCACCGCCCAGATCTGCGCGTGCGGCGCGGCGACGGCGAGGCTCAGCGCGATCGGACCCCAGCCGCACCCGAGATCGAGCAGGTGCCCTCCGGGTGGGGGAGGCGGGGTGCTGGCGAGGAGCACTCCGGTGCCACCGTCGACGTGATCGGGACTGAAGACCCCGCCAGCGGTGGTGACTTCGCCGGTGCGGCCCGAGAGGGTGACGCGGATGCGGCGGAGGTGCTCGGCGCTGGACGGAGACGCACTGAAGTAGTGGTCGCTCCCCATCCTGCGAGCGTACCCGAGCCGCACCCGCTCTCGTGCCGCTAAACTACAAGGCTCAGCACGAGAAGGAACGAATGACAGACACCACCGGCCTCACCGGCAGCAACGGCCCCGTGGACACCGACGTCCCCGAGCACACGGCGCTCGGCGCCGACCCGATCGATCCGGTCGACCGGGTTCTCGCCCGCGCCGAATCCCGGTCGGGGGTGCGGGTGTTCGGCGCCGCACAGGCGCTGCAGGATGCCGACACCGTCTCGTACGGCGACACCGACGGAGATCAGTGGGATCGAGAGGAGCGCGCGGCGTTGCGCCGTGTGCCGGGGCTTTCCACCGAACTCGAGGACGTCACCGAGGTCGAGTACCGGCAGCTGCGCCTCGAGAACGTCGTCCTCGTCGGCGTCTATCCGCAGGGCTCGCACGAGGATGCCGAGAATTCGCTGCGCGAACTCGCCGCGCTCGCCGAGACGGCCGGAGCGGTCGTTCTCGACGGTGTCCTCCAGCGCCGCCCGCATCCCGATCCCGCCACCTACATCGGCCGGGGCAAGGCCGCCGAGCTGCGGGACCTCGTCGCCGCGGTCGGAGCCGACACCGTGATCGCCGACACCGAGCTCGCGCCGAGCCAGCGGCGTGCGCTGGAGGACGTCGTGAAGGTCAAGGTCATCGACCGGACGACCGTCATCCTCGACATCTTCAGCCAGCACGCCAAGAGCCGCGAGGGCAAGGCGCAGGTCGAGCTCGCCCAACTCGAGTACCTGTTGCCGCGTCTGCGTGGCTGGGGTGACTCGATGAGCCGTCAGGCCGGTGGGCAGGTCGGCGCGGGAGGAGCGGGCATGGGCTCGCGCGGACCGGGTGAGACGAAGATCGAGCTCGACCGTCGTCGCATCCGCACGAAGATGGCGCAGCTGCGTCGTCAGCTGCGCGACTTCGCTCCCGCGCGCGAGGCCAAGCGCGCCGAGCGTCGCCGCCACACGATCCCCGCCGTCGCGATCGCCGGGTACACGAATGCCGGCAAGTCGAGCCTGCTGAATCGCCTGACCCGCGCCGGTGTGCTCGTCGAGAACGCCCTGTTCGCCACGCTCGACACCTCGGTGCGGCGCTCCGAGACATCCGACGGCCGCATCTACACGCTCACCGACACGGTCGGCTTCGTGCGGAACCTCCCGCACCAGCTGGTCGAGGCGTTCCGCTCGACCCTCGAAGAGGTCGGCGATGCGGATGTCATCGTGCACGTCGTCGACGGGTCGCACCCCGACCCGGCGGCGCAGCTCGCGACGGTCCGCGACGTCATCGGGGACGTCGGGGCGCGGGACCTCCCCGAGATCGTCGTGTTCAACAAGGCCGACCTCCTCGACGACGACACGCGCCTCGTGCTCCGGGGGCTCGCGCCGAACGCGCAGTTCGTCTCGTCGCGCACCGGAGAGGGCATCGACGAGCTCCGCGAGACGATCGAGCGGACCCTTCCGCTGCCCGCGGTCGAGATCCGCGCCGTCGTGCCGTACGACCGTGGCGACCTCGTCTCCGCGGTGCACGAGCACGGGATCATCCTCAGCCAGGAGCACGGAGCCGACGGAACGGTGCTCCACGCCCACGTCCCCGCCATCCTCGGCGGACGCCTCGCGCCGTACGCCGTCTGACGGGGCGGGCGGCGGTCGGCCCTCGCCGTGGCTCAGCCCAGCAGGGCGACGCCGAATCCGGCGACGACGGTGCGTACCTCGGCGAGGTACCGCTGGGCCTGATCGGTGAGGGGGATCGACGCGTGGTCGATCCATCCGATCTCGATGCGCTCGTCGACCTCGAGCGGGATCGCGACGATCTCGGGGTCGAGCTGGTCGCTGATGATGCCGGTCGAGATCGTGTAGCCGTTCAGACCGATCATGAGGTTGAAGATCGTCGCTCGGTCCGAGACGCGGATCTCCTGATCGCTCGACGAGGTGGAGAGGATCTCCTCGGCGAAGTAGAACGCGTTGTTGGCACCCTGATCGAAGGTGAGTCGGGGCAGTCCCTCGAGGTCGGCGAGGGTCGCACGCTCGCGGGCGGCCAGGGGGTTTTTCCGTGAGACGAAGATGTGCGGTTCGGCGACGAAGAGCGGATGGAAGGACAGGGCGTTGTCGCGGAGCAGTCGGTCGATGACCTTGCGGTTGAAGTCGTTGCGGTAGAGGATGCCGAGTTCGCTGCGGAGCGTGCGGACATCGTCGATGATGTCCCACGTGCGCGTCTCCCGCAGGGCGAACTCGTACTGCGCGGCGCCGCTGGCGCGGACCATCCGCACGAACGCATCGACCGCGAACGAGTAGTGCTGCGTGGAGATCCCGAGCAGGCGCCGCGACGGCGGTCGGCCCAGATACCGCTGCTCGAGCAGCTCGACCTGCTCGAGCACCTGCCGTGCATACCCGAGGAACTCCGCCCCGTCGGCGGTCAGACCGACGCCCCGCGCGGAGCGGGTGAGCAGAGTCCGGCCCACGCGCGACTCGAGCTCTTTCATCGCGGCCGACATGGTGGGCTGCGCGACGTACCGCAGATCGGCCGCGGCCGATATCGACCCCTCGGCGGCGACGTCGATGAAGTATCGCAGGTGCTGGAGCGTGAGTCCGCCGGATCCCTGAGCCATAGGCAGACACTATATGACGCCATAGTCCCGGCTGGTTACCCGATATCTCGATGGGGCCTGCACGATGGAAGAGGACTTTTTTGACCGAGGCCGCGCACGGCCTCCTGTTCACAGGACTGACCTCTCATGACGGACGACTTCTCGTTCAGCATCGCCACCACCCGCTTCGACGAGGACTACACGCCTGCCGAGAGCTCGCGGATCACGACGAACTTCGCCAACCTCGCCCGGGGCGAGCATCGCCAGCAGAACCTCCGGAACGCCCTGACGATGATCGACCGCAGGTTCAACGATCTCGCGCAATGGGACAACCCCGCGGGCGATCGCTACACGCTCGAGCTCGACATCGTCTCGGTGCAGTTGCAGTTCGCCGCGGACGGCGCTGATCAGCGGTTCCCCCTGCTCGAAGTTCTCGACGTCCACATCCTGGACCGAGAGACCGGAGCACGGACCCACGGGATCGTCGGGAACAACTTCTCGTCCTACGTGCGCGACTACGACTTCAGCGTGCTGCTGCCCGAGGCGGCGGCCCGCGCGAAGGAGAGCGGCGGGCCCGCCGTTCCAGAGGACTTCGGTGAGCTGCACGGGCGGCTCTTCCGAGGCTTCCTCGATTCGGACGCCTACCGCGAGCGGTTCGGGCAGCCGCCCGTGATCTGCATCAGCGTCTCGACGAGCAAGACGTATCGGCGCACCGACAACCACCACCCGATCCTCGGTGTCGAGTATCGCCAGGAGGCCTCGTCGTTGACCGACGAGTACTTCGGCAGGATGGGCCTGCAGGTGCGCTACTTCATGCCGCGCGGAAGTGTCGCCCCGCTCGCGTTCTACTTCTCGGGCGATCTGCTCACCGACTACACCGATCTGCAGCTCGCGGGCACGATCAGCGCGATGGAGAGCTTCCAGAAGATCTACCGACCCGAGATCTACAACGCCAACTCCGCAGCTCCGGCCGTGTACCGGCCGAGCCTGGAGGCGCAGGATTTCTCGCGCACGCAGATCGACTACGACCGCGTCGAGCGCAGCCAGCTCGCCCTGACACAGGGCCGGTACACCCAGGAGCACTTCATCGAGCCGCACCGCGACGTGCTCGAGCAGTGGGCCTTCGGCGTCGCGGCATCCGTCGCATGAGCGCCGAAGGATCGTCCCCGGTGCACGCCCTGCTGCCGACCACGACCGTCGGCAGCCTGCCGAAGCCGTCGTGGCTCGCGCAGCCCGAAGTGCTCTGGTCGCCGTGGAGCCTGCAGGGCGACACCCTGATCGAGGGAAAGCAGGACGCCCTTCGTATCGCCGTGCACGAGCAGACCCGCCGCGGCATCGACATCCTCAGCGACGGCGAGCAGACCCGCCAGCACTTCGTCACGACGTTCATCGAGAACCTGAGCGGCGTCGACTTCGACAAGCGCGAGACCGTCCGCATCCGCAACCGTTACGACGCGAGCGTGCCGACGGTCGTCGGCGAGGTGCGCCGGGAGCGTCCGGTGTTCGTCGACGACGCGACCTTCCTGCGTGCGAGCACGGATCGTCCGATCAAATGGGCCCTTCCCGGCCCGATGACGATGGTCGACACGCTCTACGATTCGCACTACAAGAGCCGCGAGAAGCTCGCGTGGGAGTTCGCGGGCATCCTCAACGAAGAGGCGAAGGCCCTCGAGGCCGCGGGCGTCGACATCATCCAGTTCGACGAGCCCTCGTTCAACGTCTTCTTCGACGAGGTCAAGGACTGGGGTGTCGCGGCCCTCGAGCGGGCTGCGGAGGGCCTGCGTGCCCAGACCGCCGTGCACATCTGCTACGGCTACGGAATCACCGCGAACACCGACTGGAAGGCGACACTCGGGTCGCAGTGGCGACAGTACGAGGAGTCGTTCCCGCTCCTGCAGCGCTCGTCCGTCGACATCGTGTCGTTGGAGTGCCAGAACTCGCACGTCCCGATGGACCTCATCGAGCTCATCCGCGGCAAGAAGGTCATGCTCGGGGCCATCGATGTGGCCAACGAGACGGTCGAGACGCCGGAGGAGGTCGCCGACACCTTGCGCCGCGCGCTCGCCTTCGTCGACGCCGACAAGCTCATCCCGAGCACCAACTGCGGCATGGCGCCGTTCCCTCGCGGCGTCGCTCTGCAGAAGCTGAGCGCGTTGAGCGCGGGGGCGGCGATCCTCCGCGACGAGCTCGGCTGATCGCCACACACACGGCGCGCCCTCGTCCCGACGAGCAGATCGGGGAGGGCGCGCCGTCGTTCAGTCCAGGGGCAGCGGCGGGATGCCCGGAGTGTCGAAACCGAACACGGCGCCGAGGAAGGCGACCTCTTTCTCGAGTGCGTCGACGATCGACTCGGCGCGGCGGAATCCGTGCCCTTCGCCGTCGTACAGCACGTAGGCGTGGGGCACGTGCCGCGTGGCGAGGGCATCGCGGATCGCTTCGGCCTGCGCGGGCGGCACGACGGCGTCGTCACTGCCCTGCAGGATGAGCATCGGGGCGCGCAGGCGGTCCGGATGGCTGAGCGGCGAGCGTTCGACGTAGAGCGCCTCGGCATCGGGCAGGGGCCCGATGAGCCCGTCGAGGTAGTGGGCCTCGAAATCGTGCGTGTCCTCCGCCAGCGCGCGTGCGTCACCGACGCCGTAGCGTGAGATGCCCGCGCGGAAGACGTCGGTGCGCACGAGCGCACCGAGCACCGTCCAGCCCCCGGCCGAGCCGCCTTCGATCGCCAGACGGTCCTCATCGGCTCGTCCGGCGGAGGCGAGACCCGATGCGGCAGCGGCGACGTCGTCGACGTCCACGATGCCCCACTGCCCGTCGAGGCGCTCGCGGTAGGCGCGCCCGTATCCGGTGGATCCGCCGTAGTTCACATCGAGGACTCCGATTCCGCGGCTCGTGAAGAACGCCGTCTTCGCATCGGCGATGCCGCCGACGTGCGCCGTGGGCCCGCCGTGGACGAAGACGACGTAGGGCGGCAGCTCGCCCTCGGGCGCGCGGACGTCGGGATGGGTCGGAGCGAAGTCATAGGCGTGCACCTCGCCGTGCGGTCCCGCGAAGGTCACCGGCCTTCCCACGGGCATCCAGTCGGCCTCCGGGGAGTCCGCACCGGCGACCCGGGCGACCTCGCCGTCGGCGGTCACGAGCCAGATGCCGGTGCCCTGCCGTCCCGCGCCGGAGACGAGGACGGCGCCGGGGCGGGCGTCGTCGATCGCGAGGCGCGACGACGCCGGCAGAGCGACCTGCGTGACCGTGCCGTCGGAGTCGACGATCACGAGAGCGTCGGTGCCGTTCGTGCGAATCGCGGCGAGGCGTCCTTCTCCGAGCAGGCCGTACCAGCGCTGCCCGAGCACCCACAGCCCGCCACCGGTGTCGGCGTCCGCCGGCGCGAGCGGGTGCAGCGTCGCCGATGGCCCGTCGTCGGCGCCGACCTCGACCGACCAGAGGTTCCATCGGCCTGTCGGCTCATCGATGACGACGAGCTCATCGTCCGTGCGCCACGTCGGCTGCAGGGCCGATGTCTCGCCGGAGGTGACGGCACGCGCGTCCGCGACGCGTCCGTTCTCGATCACGCCGACCCGGACCTCGGTGCGCTCCCACGGCATGTGCGGATGGTCCCACGCGACCCACGCGAGCCGCGTGCCGTCCGGGGAGAGGTCCGGCTGGGCGACGAAGTCGCTCCCCGAGACCAGTTCGGTCACCCGTGGCTCGGGGCCCTCGATCGCGATGCGCACGATCGCGCGATGGGGGATGCCGTCGGTGCCCCGCTCGAGGACGGCGAGCAGGGCACCGTGCCGCCGGCGCAGGCCGCCGTAGCGCGCCGCCGGATCCTCGGGCGTGAGTGCGCGGGGGACTCCGTCGGGGCCGAGGGCCCACACCCGCTGATCGGTCTTCTCGACGAACAGCAGGATGCCCGTCTCGGTCGCCGTCCACGCGCCGCCGCCGTACTCGTGCACCCGCGACCGTGCGCTCCACGGCGACGGCAGCACGGTGTCGACGGTGCCCGCGGCGGTGCGGCGGCGAACCGTCGTGCGGCCGCCCTCGGCGGGCAACGACTCGCCCCACCAGATCTCGTCGCCCACGAATGCCGCGCCCTCGAATCGGGGGGCGGCGGACGAGGCCCACTGCGCCGACAGCGGGGACGGCCAAGAACCGAAGGGATGCACCGAGACCATCACTCCACGCTATCCGTCGACGGCGCGTGTTCATCGCCTTTCGTGTCTGTCGCCATCCGATGCCCCGATCTCTCGGGTGCCCGGATGCCCCCTGCCTGGCCCTCAGCCCCGCTCGGTCGCGGAGTCGTCGCCGCGCTCGTCGGGGCGACGCTGCAAAAGTGCACTGAGCCACCAGGTGATCAGGAGCACGGCGAAGACCCCCGCCGCGTCGCCGAGGGTGAGCGGGCGCAGCAGAGCGAGCCAGACGATGGCGAGCACGAGAAGCATCACGCCGATCGCCGTCGGATGCCGGAAAAGCCAGGCGCCGAACGCTCCGGTGTCCAGACCCCGCAGCGCGAGTGCGCGCCGAGCCTCCGCGTTCAGCGCACCGAGGCTCATCCGCAATCGTGACGGTGTGCGCCCGCCGCTGCGCGACCACGCCAGCGCGGCCACGACGGCGCCGACGAACGCCGTGACGACGGCGGTGCGCGAGAGCGCCTCGGAGAGCAGCCCGTAGACGGCGCCGAGGCCGGCGGGGGAGAGGCCGGATCCGGACGCGGCGGTCGAGACGGCGGCCGAGCCGATCGCGATGCCGGCGACGAGCACGATTCCGCCCACCAGAAGCGCGACGCCGGCTCCGAGCAGCGCGGTCGTGCGCCGTCGTGCGAGCAGCACGCCGAGGACGAAGAGGCCGATCGTCGGGAACGGCAGCCACCACCCCGCGGCGACGACGAGGCCGTACCCCGAGCGCAGCAGCTGCAGGGACTGGCCGTCGCCGAGGACGATGACGTGATCGACCTGGGGGATGAGTCGCGCCACGCGGGCATCCCGGGCCTGCAGGCCCTGCCGCACCTGCGAGACGATCTCGCCCATCTGGATGCCGACACCGTCTTCGGTGCGGACGACGAGGCCGCCGCCATCGGAGGTCGCCGCCGTGACCAGCGCGCGATGGGTCGTGCGAAGCGTCGTCGCCCAGATCTCCGAGAACCGATCCGAGTCCACGACATCGGTGATCCCGCGCCGGACGATCCCCTCGAGCCCCGCGGCGGCGGGCTCTTTCAGAAGGTCGAGCGCCGACACGGCGCTCGCCGGCAGCCCGAGCGACGCCACCGCGTCGATGACGTCCGATGTGAGCGCGCCGAAGTCGGTCTGGGTGGTGATCGCGCGCATGGTCTCGTCGACGATCATCTGCCGAACGTCCGCGTCGGACGACAGGGGCGCGAGGGTCGCCACGAAGGCATCCTCATCGACCAGCTGCGCTCGCGCCCAGGCGCCGACGATCGACACCGGGACCAGGATCGCCGCGACGATCAGGCAGATCGCCGAAAGCCACGCGCGCCATGCGCCCACTCGCCGACGTACGGAAGGCGCGTCGCGTGGATCGGGCGCCGCGCGGTGTGCGTGCGGGCGACGCGGAGTGCGGGCAGTCACACCGACATTGTGTCGGACGGGCGCGGACAGCGCTCAGACGGCGCGCAGCACCGCCACCACCTTGCCCAGAACGACCGCCTCGTCGCCGAGGATCGGCTCGAACGCGCTGTTGCGCGGCAGCAGCCAGGTGTGGCCGTCGCGCTGACGGAACGTCTTCACCGTCGCCTCCCCGTCGAGCATCGCGGCGACGATCTCACCGTTGTCGGCGGTCGCCTGCGAGCGCACGACCACCCAGTCGCCGTCGCAGATGGCGGCGTCGATCATCGATTCCCCGCTCACCTTGAGCATGAACAGGTCTCCCTTGCCCACGAGCTGGCGGGGGAGCGGGAAGATCTCCTCGACCTGCTGGTCGGCGGTGATGGGAACGCCCGCCGCGATACGGCCGACCAGCGGCACGAGTGCCGCATCGCCGAGGGCCGGCGACAGGTCGGCCGGGTTCTCGGTCGCCGCGCCGGGCAGATCGATCAGGACCTCCATGGCGCGCGTCTTGCCGGCGTCGCGTCGCAGGTAGCCGCTCAGCTCGAGCTGGTTCAGCTGGTGCGTGACGCTGGAGAGCGACTTCAGCCCCACCGCGTCGCCGATCTCGCGCATGCTCGGCGGGTAGCCGTGCCGTGAGATCGACTGCTGGATCACGTCGAGGATCGCCAGCTGCTTCTCGCTCAGGCTCTTGCGCCGGCGTGTCTGCGGCTTCTCCATGGCGTTCTCCTCACGGATCGTCCGCCTCCGATGGATCTCTTCTTCGAATGTCGGAGGTCGGTGATGTGCTGTCGTCATCGAAACCGTATCCGGTCGGAACGGCGTCGGATGCCAGGCGTCCGCGTGTCGCTTTCGATTCGCCTCCGAGTTCGAGATCGCTTGACAGTCCGATACATCGAAGATATCTTCGGAACAGAACTTCTGACCTGATCCTCGCGTCGCGAGGTTCGGGCACGAAGATCCCGACATCCGAGGCACCGCCCTGAGGAGGGACCATGACCACCATCGACATGTCCGCACACCCCGCTCTGGCCACCCGCGTGCCCGCCACGCGGCTGCGTCTCACGACGCGCGGTCGTCGTGTCGTGGCGATGCTCGTCTCGGTCCCCGCCGCGATCGCTCTGAGCGTCGTGATCCTCTCCAGTGGCGGGGCGCTCGCGTCGAACGAGAACGGCGCACCTGCCGGTACGTTCTCCCACGTGACGGTCATGCCCGGCGACACGCTGTGGTCGATCGCGCAGGACGTCGCGCCGGGCGTCGACCCGCGCGACGTCGTGGACGAGATCGTGCGTCTGAACGCGTTGCCGTCCGGAGCCATCGAGGCCGGCGAGAGCATCGCCATCCCGCAGCAGTACGCTCCGGCGCGCTGA
This genomic interval carries:
- the hflX gene encoding GTPase HflX, which gives rise to MTDTTGLTGSNGPVDTDVPEHTALGADPIDPVDRVLARAESRSGVRVFGAAQALQDADTVSYGDTDGDQWDREERAALRRVPGLSTELEDVTEVEYRQLRLENVVLVGVYPQGSHEDAENSLRELAALAETAGAVVLDGVLQRRPHPDPATYIGRGKAAELRDLVAAVGADTVIADTELAPSQRRALEDVVKVKVIDRTTVILDIFSQHAKSREGKAQVELAQLEYLLPRLRGWGDSMSRQAGGQVGAGGAGMGSRGPGETKIELDRRRIRTKMAQLRRQLRDFAPAREAKRAERRRHTIPAVAIAGYTNAGKSSLLNRLTRAGVLVENALFATLDTSVRRSETSDGRIYTLTDTVGFVRNLPHQLVEAFRSTLEEVGDADVIVHVVDGSHPDPAAQLATVRDVIGDVGARDLPEIVVFNKADLLDDDTRLVLRGLAPNAQFVSSRTGEGIDELRETIERTLPLPAVEIRAVVPYDRGDLVSAVHEHGIILSQEHGADGTVLHAHVPAILGGRLAPYAV
- a CDS encoding LysR family transcriptional regulator — its product is MAQGSGGLTLQHLRYFIDVAAEGSISAAADLRYVAQPTMSAAMKELESRVGRTLLTRSARGVGLTADGAEFLGYARQVLEQVELLEQRYLGRPPSRRLLGISTQHYSFAVDAFVRMVRASGAAQYEFALRETRTWDIIDDVRTLRSELGILYRNDFNRKVIDRLLRDNALSFHPLFVAEPHIFVSRKNPLAARERATLADLEGLPRLTFDQGANNAFYFAEEILSTSSSDQEIRVSDRATIFNLMIGLNGYTISTGIISDQLDPEIVAIPLEVDERIEIGWIDHASIPLTDQAQRYLAEVRTVVAGFGVALLG
- a CDS encoding DUF1852 domain-containing protein, which gives rise to MTDDFSFSIATTRFDEDYTPAESSRITTNFANLARGEHRQQNLRNALTMIDRRFNDLAQWDNPAGDRYTLELDIVSVQLQFAADGADQRFPLLEVLDVHILDRETGARTHGIVGNNFSSYVRDYDFSVLLPEAAARAKESGGPAVPEDFGELHGRLFRGFLDSDAYRERFGQPPVICISVSTSKTYRRTDNHHPILGVEYRQEASSLTDEYFGRMGLQVRYFMPRGSVAPLAFYFSGDLLTDYTDLQLAGTISAMESFQKIYRPEIYNANSAAPAVYRPSLEAQDFSRTQIDYDRVERSQLALTQGRYTQEHFIEPHRDVLEQWAFGVAASVA
- a CDS encoding methionine synthase, with the protein product MHALLPTTTVGSLPKPSWLAQPEVLWSPWSLQGDTLIEGKQDALRIAVHEQTRRGIDILSDGEQTRQHFVTTFIENLSGVDFDKRETVRIRNRYDASVPTVVGEVRRERPVFVDDATFLRASTDRPIKWALPGPMTMVDTLYDSHYKSREKLAWEFAGILNEEAKALEAAGVDIIQFDEPSFNVFFDEVKDWGVAALERAAEGLRAQTAVHICYGYGITANTDWKATLGSQWRQYEESFPLLQRSSVDIVSLECQNSHVPMDLIELIRGKKVMLGAIDVANETVETPEEVADTLRRALAFVDADKLIPSTNCGMAPFPRGVALQKLSALSAGAAILRDELG